The Marinobacter subterrani genome has a segment encoding these proteins:
- a CDS encoding HPP family protein, with protein sequence MGLRNEQLRWQLAKGLVQALHLERLASRYSRTTVMAVFNFVNGGLSIALVSFVALVTQEAFIFPSLGATAFILFYVPLAQPASPRNTLCGHLIGASAGLLSLYLFGLQQHPSAFTTGVDLARVGAASLSLGLTSCLMVILRVAHPPAGATALIVSLGLMPDPAQLPILMAGVGLLLTHAFIMNRLAGIPYPIWSQDTAAPATRVPLQ encoded by the coding sequence ATGGGATTGCGGAACGAGCAACTGCGCTGGCAACTGGCCAAAGGACTGGTCCAGGCATTACATCTCGAACGGCTGGCAAGCCGTTACAGTCGCACCACCGTGATGGCGGTGTTCAATTTCGTCAACGGCGGCCTCAGCATCGCACTGGTGTCATTTGTGGCCCTGGTTACCCAGGAAGCATTCATCTTTCCCTCCCTCGGTGCCACCGCCTTCATTCTGTTCTATGTCCCTCTTGCCCAACCCGCGTCTCCCCGGAACACGCTTTGCGGGCACCTGATAGGGGCGTCGGCGGGTCTTCTGAGCCTTTACCTTTTTGGCTTACAGCAGCATCCCTCCGCTTTCACGACCGGCGTTGACCTGGCCAGGGTCGGTGCGGCGTCGCTCTCGCTGGGCCTTACCAGTTGCCTGATGGTAATCCTGCGAGTTGCTCATCCACCAGCCGGGGCAACGGCACTGATTGTCTCGCTGGGCCTGATGCCGGATCCGGCCCAACTGCCTATACTGATGGCTGGCGTGGGGTTGTTGCTCACCCACGCTTTCATCATGAATCGCCTTGCCGGCATCCCCTATCCGATATGGTCACAAGACACCGCCGCACCGGCAACGCGGGTGCCATTGCAGTAA
- a CDS encoding NAD(P)H-dependent flavin oxidoreductase produces the protein MQDFFGTELPIIQAPMAGVQDHRLAAAVSNAGGLGSLPCAMLDAQALRAELQALRAATDRSFNLNFFAHTSPTPDADDEQRWRAALAPYYQEIGIDPDSLSSGPGRMPFDEDAAAAVEEFRPAVVSFHFGLPKPALVERVRQTGAKILSTATTVEEALWLEQHGADAIIAQGLEAGGHRGIFLTTDMTNQMGTFALLPQIVSAVNVPVIAAGGIADARGVKAALDLGAMAAQVGTAFLLCHEATTRPAHREALKGAHARHTAITNLFSGGPARGIVNRVMRELGPVSPEAPAFPLATSAIAPLRAAAEAAGSGDFSPLWCGQNASGCREASAAVVLERLMP, from the coding sequence ATGCAGGACTTTTTCGGAACTGAGCTCCCCATCATCCAGGCGCCCATGGCGGGTGTTCAGGATCACAGACTGGCCGCCGCCGTCTCGAATGCCGGTGGTCTGGGCTCGCTGCCCTGCGCCATGCTGGACGCACAGGCTCTCCGGGCGGAACTTCAGGCTCTCAGAGCTGCCACCGACCGGTCTTTCAATCTCAACTTCTTCGCCCACACCTCTCCAACACCCGATGCAGACGATGAGCAGAGGTGGCGTGCGGCCCTGGCGCCCTATTATCAGGAGATCGGCATCGATCCGGATTCCCTATCTTCAGGTCCGGGCCGGATGCCCTTCGATGAAGACGCCGCCGCTGCAGTGGAGGAGTTCCGCCCGGCAGTGGTGAGTTTCCATTTCGGGTTGCCGAAGCCTGCCCTGGTTGAACGGGTTCGGCAAACCGGGGCCAAGATCCTGTCGACGGCAACCACGGTGGAGGAAGCGCTCTGGCTGGAGCAGCATGGTGCAGACGCCATTATTGCCCAGGGTCTTGAGGCCGGTGGCCACCGCGGGATTTTTCTGACCACGGATATGACCAACCAGATGGGCACCTTTGCCCTACTGCCCCAGATCGTCTCGGCAGTGAATGTGCCGGTGATTGCCGCCGGCGGCATCGCCGATGCCCGGGGAGTAAAAGCCGCACTGGATCTTGGCGCAATGGCGGCACAGGTGGGAACCGCCTTTTTACTCTGTCACGAGGCCACCACCAGGCCGGCACACCGGGAAGCACTGAAAGGCGCCCATGCCCGGCATACCGCCATCACCAACCTGTTCTCTGGAGGGCCGGCCCGGGGCATTGTGAACCGTGTAATGCGGGAGCTGGGTCCGGTATCCCCGGAGGCACCAGCGTTTCCGCTCGCCACCAGCGCCATTGCGCCACTTCGGGCCGCGGCGGAGGCCGCCGGCTCCGGAGATTTTTCACCCTTGTGGTGTGGCCAGAACGCCTCGGGCTGCCGGGAGGCTTCGGCGGCAGTGGTTCTGGAACGGCTGATGCCCTGA
- the dusA gene encoding tRNA dihydrouridine(20/20a) synthase DusA, protein MPTTPTLDAIRTKSGPPRRFCVAPMMDWTTSHYRYLARQLSRNTLLYTEMVTTGALIHGDTARFLRHDEAEYPLALQLGGSDAGELAHCAQLAQQYGFDEVNLNVGCPSDRVQNNMIGACLMGHPDKVADGVRAMIEATDLPVTVKHRIGIDGRESWDDLCEFVEKVAEAGCRTFIVHARIAILEGLSPKENRDIPPLKYDWVYRLKARYPHLEIIINGGIKTFDECHEHLRHTDGVMLGREAYHNPWLLAGVDPAFFGQAAPSESRHQALRAILPFIQSELDRGVFLTHMSRHLLGLFHGQPGGRQFRRYISENAHKAGAGLEVIETALAKVREPEAPEIAEA, encoded by the coding sequence ATGCCCACAACTCCCACATTGGACGCCATTCGCACTAAATCCGGCCCTCCCCGCCGATTCTGCGTGGCCCCGATGATGGACTGGACCACCAGCCACTACCGCTACCTGGCGCGGCAGCTGAGTCGCAACACATTACTGTACACAGAGATGGTAACCACTGGCGCACTGATTCATGGCGATACCGCGCGTTTCCTTCGCCACGATGAAGCCGAATACCCGCTGGCGCTGCAGCTCGGTGGCAGCGATGCCGGAGAGCTGGCCCACTGCGCCCAACTGGCGCAGCAGTACGGCTTCGATGAGGTCAATCTGAACGTAGGTTGCCCAAGCGATCGGGTTCAAAACAACATGATTGGCGCCTGCCTGATGGGGCACCCAGACAAGGTCGCGGATGGTGTGCGCGCCATGATTGAGGCCACCGATCTGCCGGTGACGGTAAAACACCGGATCGGCATTGATGGCCGGGAATCCTGGGATGATCTGTGTGAGTTTGTGGAAAAGGTGGCCGAGGCAGGCTGCCGGACGTTTATCGTTCATGCCCGCATTGCCATTCTGGAAGGCCTCAGCCCCAAGGAAAATCGTGATATTCCGCCGCTCAAGTACGACTGGGTGTACCGCCTGAAAGCCAGATACCCACACCTGGAAATCATCATCAATGGCGGGATCAAGACCTTCGACGAGTGCCACGAGCATCTCCGGCATACCGACGGCGTGATGCTGGGCCGGGAGGCCTATCACAACCCATGGCTGCTGGCGGGGGTGGACCCGGCATTCTTCGGCCAGGCCGCACCGTCTGAAAGCCGCCACCAGGCGCTGCGGGCAATACTTCCGTTCATCCAGAGCGAACTGGACCGGGGCGTCTTCCTCACGCACATGTCCCGGCATCTGCTGGGCCTTTTCCATGGCCAGCCCGGGGGCCGGCAGTTCCGCCGCTATATCAGCGAAAATGCCCATAAAGCCGGCGCAGGCCTTGAGGTTATCGAGACAGCCCTGGCAAAGGTGCGTGAACCGGAAGCGCCGGAGATTGCCGAAGCTTAA
- the tal gene encoding transaldolase, with protein sequence MTSKLDQLKTMTTVVADTGDIEAIAKWRPEDATTNPSLLLKAAASEAYRPMLDKAVAEARRRGGSEAEQLTMATDMLAVLAGKEILKLIPGVVSTEVDARLSFDTAATLERARRLVELYDKQGVDTSRVLIKIAATWEGIRAAEQLEKEGIHCNLTLLFSFIQAAACAQAGAFLISPFVGRILDWHLASSGRDSYPAAEDPGVLSVTRIYNYYKANGFNTVVMGASFRNTGEIEMLAGCDRLTISPALLQELKDDEGELPQRLSARSASSPDRFGTIDEKLFRWESNEDAMATDKLADGIRRFTADQITLESRVRQLAKAA encoded by the coding sequence ATGACCAGCAAGCTCGACCAACTGAAAACCATGACCACGGTTGTGGCCGACACCGGCGATATCGAAGCCATCGCCAAATGGCGGCCGGAAGATGCCACTACCAACCCGTCTCTTCTGCTCAAGGCGGCCGCTTCCGAGGCCTATCGCCCGATGCTCGACAAAGCTGTGGCCGAAGCCCGGCGCCGCGGTGGCTCGGAGGCCGAGCAGCTCACCATGGCGACGGACATGCTCGCCGTGCTTGCCGGCAAGGAGATCCTGAAGCTGATTCCGGGTGTCGTTTCCACCGAAGTCGATGCGCGGCTGTCGTTCGATACCGCCGCTACCCTGGAACGGGCCCGGCGCCTGGTTGAGCTCTATGACAAGCAGGGCGTGGATACCAGCCGGGTACTGATCAAGATCGCCGCCACCTGGGAAGGCATTCGGGCTGCCGAGCAACTGGAGAAGGAAGGCATCCACTGCAACCTGACTCTCCTGTTCTCGTTCATCCAGGCGGCGGCCTGCGCCCAGGCCGGGGCATTCCTGATCTCGCCCTTTGTCGGGCGCATTCTTGACTGGCACCTGGCCAGCAGCGGCCGGGACAGTTACCCCGCGGCCGAAGATCCGGGGGTACTTTCGGTAACCCGCATCTACAATTACTACAAGGCCAACGGTTTCAATACTGTGGTGATGGGCGCCAGCTTCCGGAACACCGGGGAAATCGAAATGCTGGCCGGGTGCGACCGGTTGACGATCAGCCCTGCCCTGCTGCAGGAACTGAAAGACGACGAGGGCGAGCTGCCACAGCGGCTTTCTGCCCGGTCCGCCAGCTCACCGGATCGCTTTGGTACGATTGACGAAAAACTGTTCCGCTGGGAATCCAACGAAGATGCCATGGCCACGGACAAACTGGCCGATGGAATCCGCCGATTCACGGCGGACCAGATTACACTGGAAAGCCGGGTCCGGCAGCTCGCGAAAGCCGCCTGA
- a CDS encoding tellurite resistance TerB family protein: MIERLKKLFAAPEADSRKPDSHQLAVAATALMVQLSRVDQDEDQREQQAIVEAAVKAHQVTRAEAEELLEDALSHADDATSLYEFTGQINEHLDQDGKQALLESIWRVALADGRIDKYEEHLIRRMADLLHLNHREYMQARHRAEDAGS; this comes from the coding sequence ATGATCGAGCGCCTGAAAAAACTGTTCGCGGCACCGGAAGCTGACAGCAGGAAACCCGATTCTCATCAACTGGCCGTGGCTGCAACGGCATTAATGGTTCAGCTTTCCCGAGTCGATCAGGATGAGGACCAGCGGGAACAGCAGGCCATTGTCGAGGCTGCGGTGAAAGCCCACCAGGTAACGCGGGCTGAGGCGGAAGAGCTTCTTGAAGACGCCCTAAGCCACGCAGACGATGCCACCTCGCTCTATGAGTTTACTGGTCAGATCAACGAGCACCTGGATCAGGATGGCAAGCAGGCACTGCTTGAGAGCATCTGGCGCGTTGCGCTCGCGGACGGGCGCATTGACAAATACGAAGAACACCTTATTCGCCGCATGGCGGACCTGCTGCATCTTAATCATCGGGAATACATGCAGGCGCGGCACCGCGCGGAAGACGCCGGCTCATAA
- a CDS encoding glycerophosphodiester phosphodiesterase, whose protein sequence is MIVYGHRGAKGEAPENTLPGFIHAYRHGIRHFELDLVLSKDGKPVLVHDLSVDRTTGQKGIISKYTAAELAAMDARRNTSSWPRPTGIPSLDDLLDQFDDLEHLQLEVKKDNRHRLNILCNRLTEVIQHRNLYQTAAITSSDTWFLKEIRRRNKNIRIGLVTERKFPRPISMASRLGCEYLCINWKLCSKELVEQAHRRGMHVSTWTVNRIHDMLQLEEMGVDSIITDYPTSTRMFFDNRARALLSLPARERQGLDTETEMKLGSDMNMGSDESAHLTPGG, encoded by the coding sequence ATGATTGTCTACGGACACAGGGGCGCTAAGGGAGAAGCCCCGGAAAATACCCTTCCCGGATTCATCCATGCCTACCGGCACGGTATTCGGCACTTCGAGCTCGATCTGGTGCTGTCGAAGGATGGCAAGCCGGTGCTGGTGCACGACCTGTCGGTGGACCGCACCACCGGCCAGAAAGGCATTATCAGCAAATACACGGCGGCGGAGCTGGCTGCCATGGACGCACGGCGCAATACCAGTTCCTGGCCAAGGCCTACCGGTATACCTTCGCTGGACGACCTGCTGGACCAGTTCGACGATCTGGAACATCTGCAACTGGAAGTCAAAAAAGACAACCGCCACCGGCTGAATATCCTTTGTAACCGGCTGACCGAGGTCATCCAGCACCGCAACCTGTATCAGACCGCTGCCATCACCTCGTCCGACACCTGGTTCCTGAAGGAAATCCGGCGGCGCAACAAGAACATCCGCATCGGCCTGGTAACGGAACGCAAGTTCCCCCGCCCGATCAGCATGGCCAGCCGGCTGGGGTGTGAATATCTGTGCATTAACTGGAAGCTGTGCTCAAAAGAACTGGTCGAACAGGCCCACCGACGTGGCATGCACGTGTCCACCTGGACGGTGAACCGGATCCACGACATGTTGCAACTGGAAGAGATGGGCGTCGACAGCATTATTACTGACTACCCCACCAGCACCCGGATGTTTTTCGATAACCGGGCCAGGGCCTTGCTGAGCTTGCCTGCAAGGGAGAGGCAGGGACTGGATACGGAGACGGAAATGAAGCTGGGGTCAGATATGAACATGGGGTCAGATGAAAGCGCTCATCTAACCCCGGGAGGCTGA
- the sthA gene encoding Si-specific NAD(P)(+) transhydrogenase: MAEHHYDVVVIGAGPSGEGAAMNATKHGKRVAIIEDKPTVGGNCTHWGTIPSKALRHSVKQIITFNTNQMFRDIGEPRWFSFPRVLQNAQKVIGKQVKLRTQFYSRNRIDLINGRASFIDQNRIEVRGSKSNEVLHFKQAIIATGSRPYLPPDVDFRHHRIYNSDTILNLSHTPRTLIIYGAGVIGSEYASIFAGLGVKVDLINPGSRLLNFLDDEISDALSYHLRNNGVLVRHNELYETVVGDDHGVVLSLQSGKKIRADAFLWCNGRSGNTERLGLDNIGLVPNGRGQLAVDEHYRTEVENIYAAGDVIGWPSLASAAYDQGRSASSDIVKDEFYRFVSDVPTGIYTIPEISSVGKTERELTEAKVPYEVGQAFFKDLARAQITGEAVGMLKLLFHRETRQILGIHCFGDQAAEIVHIGQAIMNQEGESNSLNYFINTTFNYPTMAEAYRVAALNGLNRIF; this comes from the coding sequence ATGGCGGAACATCATTACGACGTTGTTGTGATCGGCGCTGGCCCTTCAGGGGAAGGTGCGGCGATGAATGCGACGAAACACGGCAAGCGTGTGGCGATCATAGAGGACAAACCGACCGTCGGCGGAAACTGCACACACTGGGGCACCATTCCGTCCAAGGCCCTGCGTCACTCGGTAAAGCAGATCATCACCTTCAACACCAACCAGATGTTCCGTGATATCGGTGAGCCCCGCTGGTTCTCCTTCCCGCGGGTACTGCAGAACGCCCAGAAGGTTATCGGCAAACAGGTCAAGCTCAGAACCCAGTTCTATTCCCGCAACCGTATTGACCTGATCAATGGGCGCGCCTCGTTCATTGACCAGAACCGGATTGAAGTACGCGGCAGCAAATCCAATGAAGTCCTGCATTTCAAGCAAGCCATCATAGCCACCGGTTCGCGCCCGTATCTGCCGCCAGATGTCGATTTCCGGCATCATCGGATTTATAACTCTGACACCATTCTTAACCTGTCACACACGCCCCGGACGCTGATCATTTATGGCGCAGGTGTGATCGGCTCGGAATACGCCTCGATTTTTGCCGGGCTGGGTGTGAAAGTGGATTTGATTAACCCCGGTAGCCGCCTGCTCAATTTCCTGGATGACGAAATCTCTGACGCCCTGAGCTACCACCTTCGCAACAACGGTGTGCTGGTGCGCCACAACGAGCTTTACGAGACCGTGGTGGGCGATGATCATGGCGTGGTGCTGTCACTGCAGTCTGGCAAGAAAATCCGTGCTGACGCTTTCCTCTGGTGTAACGGCCGCAGTGGTAACACGGAAAGACTGGGGCTGGATAATATTGGCCTGGTACCGAACGGTCGCGGCCAGTTGGCGGTGGATGAGCACTACCGGACGGAAGTCGAGAATATCTACGCTGCGGGCGATGTCATCGGCTGGCCGAGCCTGGCCAGTGCCGCCTACGACCAGGGCCGCTCAGCCTCCTCGGACATTGTGAAGGATGAGTTCTACCGGTTCGTTTCGGATGTGCCGACCGGCATTTACACCATCCCGGAAATCAGCTCCGTTGGAAAAACCGAACGCGAACTGACTGAGGCCAAGGTTCCGTACGAGGTGGGCCAGGCGTTCTTCAAGGACCTGGCGCGGGCCCAGATAACCGGTGAAGCGGTCGGCATGCTGAAGCTGCTGTTCCACCGTGAGACCCGCCAGATTCTGGGCATTCACTGCTTTGGTGACCAGGCGGCGGAAATCGTCCACATCGGCCAGGCGATCATGAATCAGGAGGGCGAGTCGAACTCCCTTAACTACTTTATCAATACCACCTTCAACTACCCGACCATGGCTGAAGCCTACCGGGTGGCAGCACTGAACGGCCTGAACCGTATCTTCTGA
- the nqrM gene encoding (Na+)-NQR maturation NqrM, with amino-acid sequence MGTFLLVLFIVVLLVAAMSIGVIFGRKPISGTCGGIGALGISASCEICGGNVKKCEEGRDGSDDAEDLAYDASRDRQ; translated from the coding sequence ATGGGTACGTTTCTTCTTGTCTTGTTCATTGTCGTGCTATTGGTTGCCGCCATGTCGATCGGCGTGATTTTTGGCCGCAAACCGATCAGCGGTACTTGTGGGGGCATAGGCGCCTTGGGTATCAGCGCATCCTGTGAAATCTGTGGTGGTAACGTCAAAAAGTGTGAAGAAGGCCGGGATGGTTCGGACGATGCCGAGGATCTGGCTTACGATGCCTCCAGGGACCGCCAATAG
- a CDS encoding FAD:protein FMN transferase, producing the protein MTSSRYLPARVVWVSALFALALATLAGCSFQDEKKVWEISGGVFGTTYHISVVMPDDPERLQALADGIEAAMQEVDMTMSTWKPASELSRFNSLENQNDWVPVSDSLYTVLNKAQEISRLSDGAFDITVGPVVNLWGFGPEARPEEVPPEDLLAERLSQVGFERLMLRENPKSIRARGHLYLDLSAIAKGYGVDVVARYLDGHQVSSYLVEIGGEVRVSGKKPNGDSWRLAIEQPVSGERAVNRIVAMSDGAMATSGDYRNYYESEGRRYSHTIDPETGKPIRHNLASVSVIADDCMTADALATAFTVMGREKAEALATRDNIPAYFIVREKSGFQTYQTPAFSSYVVQ; encoded by the coding sequence ATGACATCCTCAAGGTATTTGCCCGCCCGGGTAGTCTGGGTCAGCGCACTTTTTGCGCTGGCTCTGGCAACCCTGGCGGGTTGTTCATTTCAGGACGAGAAAAAAGTCTGGGAAATTTCCGGTGGCGTTTTCGGTACTACGTACCACATCAGTGTGGTAATGCCTGACGACCCGGAACGCCTGCAGGCGCTGGCGGATGGCATTGAGGCGGCGATGCAGGAAGTCGACATGACAATGTCAACCTGGAAGCCGGCCTCCGAGCTCTCCCGGTTCAACAGTCTGGAGAACCAGAATGACTGGGTTCCCGTCTCTGACTCGCTGTACACCGTGCTGAATAAGGCCCAGGAGATTTCCCGGCTAAGCGATGGTGCCTTCGACATCACCGTAGGGCCCGTGGTTAACCTCTGGGGCTTCGGCCCGGAAGCCCGCCCCGAAGAGGTTCCGCCCGAAGACCTGCTGGCCGAGCGGCTCTCTCAGGTCGGTTTTGAGCGGCTCATGCTGCGCGAGAACCCGAAGTCAATCCGGGCCCGTGGGCATCTTTACCTGGATCTCTCCGCGATTGCCAAGGGCTATGGCGTTGATGTGGTGGCCCGCTACCTGGACGGGCACCAGGTGAGTAGCTATCTGGTGGAAATCGGTGGAGAGGTTCGGGTTAGCGGCAAGAAGCCCAATGGCGACAGCTGGCGCCTTGCGATTGAGCAGCCGGTCAGTGGCGAACGTGCGGTGAACCGGATTGTTGCGATGAGTGATGGTGCCATGGCGACCTCGGGCGACTATCGGAACTATTACGAATCGGAAGGGCGGCGCTATTCCCATACAATAGACCCTGAGACCGGGAAACCGATCCGCCATAACCTGGCGTCGGTTTCGGTGATTGCGGACGACTGCATGACAGCCGACGCACTGGCGACCGCATTTACGGTCATGGGGCGGGAAAAGGCCGAGGCGCTGGCAACACGGGACAATATTCCCGCCTATTTTATTGTGCGGGAAAAGAGCGGCTTCCAGACCTATCAGACGCCCGCCTTTTCCTCGTATGTGGTTCAGTAA
- the nqrF gene encoding NADH:ubiquinone reductase (Na(+)-transporting) subunit F: MSTEIILGVVMFTVIVLALVAIILAARSRLVSTGDVTIEINDDPEHTLKTEAGGKLLGTLASNGIFLSSACGGGGTCAQCKCKVFEGGGAMLPTEKTHFTNREEKEGWRLSCQVPVKQDMKVEVPEEFFGVKKWECEVVSNHNVATFIKELVLKLPEGEEVDFRAGGYVQLECPPYEIEFKDFDIEEEFHEDWDKHNIWRYKAINKEDTIRAYSMANYPEEKGVLKFNIRIATPPPGTDHLPGIMSSYVFNLKPGDKVTVMGPFGEFFAKKTDAEMVFIGGGAGMAPMRSHIFDQLKRLNSKRKISFWYGARSVREMFYVEDFDMLQDENENFEWHVALSDALPEDNWEGPTGFIHNVLYENYLKDHPAPEDCEFYMCGPPIMNASVIKMLKDMGVEDENIMLDDFGG; the protein is encoded by the coding sequence ATGAGTACAGAAATCATTCTTGGTGTGGTCATGTTCACCGTTATCGTGCTGGCGCTGGTTGCGATCATTCTCGCGGCCCGGTCCAGGCTCGTAAGCACCGGTGATGTGACGATTGAGATCAACGACGATCCTGAACATACGCTGAAGACCGAAGCTGGCGGCAAGCTGCTCGGTACTCTCGCAAGTAACGGCATCTTCCTGTCTTCCGCCTGCGGTGGCGGTGGCACTTGCGCCCAGTGCAAGTGCAAGGTGTTCGAAGGCGGTGGCGCCATGCTGCCGACCGAAAAAACACACTTTACCAACCGGGAAGAGAAAGAAGGCTGGCGCCTTTCCTGCCAGGTTCCTGTCAAGCAGGACATGAAGGTTGAGGTGCCGGAAGAGTTCTTCGGCGTCAAGAAGTGGGAATGCGAGGTTGTGTCCAACCACAACGTGGCCACCTTCATCAAGGAACTGGTGCTGAAACTGCCGGAAGGGGAAGAGGTGGATTTCCGCGCCGGTGGTTACGTGCAGCTGGAATGCCCTCCCTACGAGATCGAGTTCAAGGATTTCGATATCGAGGAAGAGTTCCACGAAGACTGGGACAAGCACAACATCTGGCGGTACAAGGCAATCAACAAGGAAGACACCATTCGCGCCTATTCCATGGCGAACTACCCGGAAGAGAAAGGTGTTCTCAAGTTCAACATCCGTATTGCCACGCCGCCGCCGGGAACCGACCATCTGCCGGGCATCATGTCCAGCTATGTGTTCAACCTGAAGCCGGGTGACAAGGTGACCGTAATGGGGCCGTTCGGTGAGTTCTTTGCCAAAAAGACCGATGCCGAGATGGTGTTTATTGGTGGTGGTGCCGGCATGGCTCCGATGCGCTCCCACATCTTCGACCAGCTCAAGCGCCTGAATTCCAAACGCAAGATCAGCTTCTGGTACGGCGCCCGCAGTGTCCGCGAGATGTTCTACGTGGAAGACTTCGACATGCTGCAGGACGAAAACGAGAACTTCGAGTGGCACGTTGCTCTGTCCGACGCCTTGCCGGAAGACAACTGGGAAGGCCCGACCGGCTTTATCCATAACGTGTTGTACGAGAACTATCTGAAGGATCACCCGGCGCCGGAGGATTGTGAGTTCTACATGTGTGGGCCCCCAATCATGAACGCGTCCGTGATCAAGATGCTCAAAGATATGGGCGTTGAGGACGAAAATATCATGCTGGATGACTTTGGGGGTTAA
- the nqrE gene encoding NADH:ubiquinone reductase (Na(+)-transporting) subunit E: MEHYLSLLVKAVFIENMALAFFLGMCTFIAISKKIEAAIGLGIAVVVVLTITVPVNNLIYNYVLREGALDWAGLPNTDLSFLGLITYIGVIAAIVQIMEMVMDKYIPALYAALGVFLPLITVNCAILGAALFMVERDYEFGESVVYGFGAGLGWALAIVALAGIREKLKYSDVPPGLRGLGITFITVGLMSLGFMSFSGISL, encoded by the coding sequence ATGGAACATTATCTGAGTCTTCTGGTAAAGGCGGTTTTCATTGAAAACATGGCACTGGCCTTCTTCCTCGGGATGTGTACGTTTATCGCGATTTCCAAGAAGATCGAGGCCGCTATTGGCCTCGGTATTGCGGTTGTCGTGGTTCTGACGATTACCGTCCCGGTGAATAATCTCATCTACAACTACGTGTTGAGAGAAGGGGCGCTGGACTGGGCCGGGTTGCCCAATACCGACCTGAGTTTCCTCGGTCTGATCACCTACATCGGTGTTATCGCCGCCATCGTTCAGATCATGGAGATGGTGATGGATAAATACATCCCGGCGCTGTACGCCGCGCTGGGTGTGTTTCTGCCTCTGATCACCGTGAACTGCGCCATTCTGGGAGCGGCACTGTTCATGGTCGAGCGTGACTATGAGTTCGGTGAGAGCGTTGTCTACGGTTTTGGCGCCGGCCTGGGCTGGGCCCTGGCCATCGTTGCCCTGGCGGGCATCCGGGAGAAGCTGAAGTACAGTGACGTGCCTCCCGGCCTTCGTGGTCTTGGTATCACATTCATAACCGTTGGGCTGATGTCCCTGGGCTTTATGTCCTTCTCCGGCATCTCCCTGTAA
- a CDS encoding NADH:ubiquinone reductase (Na(+)-transporting) subunit D: MANASAKQVLFEPIFSNNPIALQILGICSALAVTSSLSVTIVMCISVTAVTAFSSMAISLIRAQIPGSIRIIVQMTIIASLVIVVDQLLKAYAYEISKQLSVFVGLIITNCIVMGRAEGFAMQNGPWLSFLDGIGNGLGYSVLLLFVGFWRELFGSGSLFGFTILTPVSDGGWYVTNGLLLLPPSAFFIIGLSIWALRTWKPDQVEEPDYKLSAHKVREAF, from the coding sequence ATGGCAAATGCATCAGCCAAACAGGTTCTTTTCGAACCGATTTTCAGTAATAACCCGATTGCATTGCAGATTCTGGGTATCTGCTCCGCACTGGCGGTGACATCCAGCCTGAGCGTCACTATCGTAATGTGTATTTCGGTGACTGCGGTAACTGCCTTCTCCAGCATGGCGATCTCCCTGATCCGTGCCCAGATCCCGGGCAGCATCCGGATCATCGTGCAGATGACGATCATTGCCTCCCTGGTTATTGTGGTGGATCAGTTGCTCAAGGCTTACGCCTATGAAATCAGCAAACAGTTGTCTGTGTTTGTTGGTCTGATTATCACCAACTGTATTGTTATGGGCCGTGCCGAAGGCTTTGCCATGCAGAATGGCCCCTGGCTAAGCTTCCTTGACGGTATCGGTAATGGCCTTGGCTACTCGGTTCTGCTGCTGTTCGTGGGCTTCTGGCGCGAGCTGTTCGGCTCGGGCTCGCTGTTCGGCTTCACGATCCTGACGCCGGTGAGTGATGGTGGCTGGTATGTGACCAACGGCTTGCTGCTGCTGCCACCGAGCGCGTTCTTTATTATCGGTCTGAGCATCTGGGCGCTGCGCACCTGGAAGCCTGATCAGGTTGAAGAGCCTGATTACAAACTGTCTGCTCACAAAGTCCGGGAGGCCTTCTGA